A segment of the Necator americanus strain Aroian chromosome IV, whole genome shotgun sequence genome:
aaaaaaatctaaggaaAAATCACTTTCTAGAACTTGgcattcttcatttcttaatCCAACCATataaaattgcacaaaaatcgGTAGGATACGCTTACTGTTGCAGCGAAcgcaaatttttaattttcttctctttccaaTTTATAATTAGGACTTTACTGATAACTTACTGTTCCGAAGCGTTCCTTTTGCTTTAGTCCTACTTATAAAAGTGAAacggaattttttaaaagaactgAATCTGAACTCACTCGGGACTTGTCTTCACTTTCATAACCGTTCGTTTTGTCGTATAGTAGTAGTCAAACTGGAggtgtagcaaaaaaaatatcttaaaaaaaatcgtggagGTGGCCAAATAAGCTTCACAGCATTAAATAAACGCCTTAATACAGTAATGCGACCGAAAACAAgacaatttgatttttataggAATGAGTTCGGAAGCGTCGAAACTAAGGACAGAAGCtatgatttaatttttaaagaaaaaacagtaaccaaatcaataatcattttttcttgcttcttaGGAAACTTAGACTATGGAGCTCTGATAATTCTGCGCGCCCACTGCACTTTTTGCCCTTTCAAAGATGcttcacaaaagaaaaggagaaagaggaagaagaagaagaatgaagaaaaagaagcaaccAATATGACCCAgataagcagcagaagcttCATAACCCACACAAACAATTGACAGTTGTGGACGCGTTGCGGTTTGCCCTCATTCTATtgcccgtaataagttgcatcgttgcgTCAATGGGATCACACTTGGCTGTTTCACAcgcaattttctggattagtgTCGGCGAATTGTGCATGGATGCTTTCAAACACGTAAACTATTTATCCGAGACTATTTATTCGTTGGGAGATCCAAACATCGGGAAcatcgtgatatgctgccctGAAGGAATCTCACTTTGATTACGGAATTAACCATAAAAGGGAAACGTGACACACATAGCTTCAGGCCATTTCGAAGTACGAAAGGTAGCGAACTCCACAATTCCTTCTCTCCTCAAAATCCATCAGGGCACGGCTTTTCATACTCCTACCTAATCTTAAAGGAACTAGAAGCCGTGTCGAATGTGCCGAATTTTCATCCATCTACATTTATCGAgcacttatttatatttatatttatatttatatttatatttatttatagtattTATTGCTTCAGGACCCGACCATTCATCGACGGTTTATGTTAAATATCAGTGGACAAAGCGAAGGAACCACTGGgtttgaaaaattaggaaaactCTATGGAAAACATTCATCTTAGTGTACACTATTAGAATTAGCATCGATCaccggcaaaaaaaaattcttttggcaggaaacatttaaaaatatcaattatgaagtatttcatttcaaattgttcgatCACAATCCAGAAAAGATCAAAATTAAGAGCAAAATAGATAGATGAACAATGAGAATCGATGAGAATGAtgatattaaaaatttttacagaaaaatttgCACTTTCGTCATCTATCAGATAGGATGCACACGAAAATAAGGGAATAGGGACATTACCAAGAACGAAACTCTATCTCCCACCAACAATTTACATAGAACATCCTCAAATTCCcaagatttcttctttttatttatttgtttacaaaaagaaaaattgaaaatggtaGGAATTTTGCGAGTTACATTTAGTTCattattatagaaaaaaatttcccaaataGCCACTATTCAACTTCCAggtgaaagagaaataaaatcatgCTGTCTCTAGCGAAAATAcaataacaatgaaaaaaaaaacgaaaaaaaaaaacgaaactaccatcaaagaaaattgtcaaaaaaaaaacttttattgtggtatttttctagcttttgcttattttcaacccctttttttcgtgttttcagATCAGTCATATGATTATGAATCGAGATTTTTCCCGGAAATTTTCTTACAAAGCAGCAAAAAGAACACCATATCTAGTTTCATACATGTGGTTTCATTTATTGAATCCAGAAGGgaaacataataaaaataaaaaatttcataagcTAGAAGCACGACGAAATAAAAGAAGCAGACAATTCTCGTGAATTAGttgacttcagaaaaaaatgagaaaagagaaaaaagttagaactAGAGTAAAAAGTTCATCGTTTATTTAGGcaagcgagaaaaaaacttgtgaaaaTATGGATTCGGTTGAATTCCATGATGAGAACAAGTAAAAATTGATAGTACATATGTTCCGTATTCTTTTCAGGAACCAATAGAAAGAGAGAGCGCAAAAGCATGTGTGTAGGAATGACAATAGAActcaagtaaacaaaaaaaaaaacaaaaaaaaacactccaaATAATTCGTGTTGACAATTTCTGATGAAGAACTGTTGATATGTAAGTAGTTACTATCAAATTGGAACGACACCACGTGACAATAATTTGGGGTGCAGTTACAGTGCATGTCTTGGTGTAACGACGAGTACGAGAACGACGACGACggagacgaagaagaagcgggGAGAGATTTCGGAGTTTGCGACGATGCGTGGCGAGAATGCGCTGCTGCAAACGATTTGATAACGAGACATTGAGATAGCGCACGAATGCGGAAAAAAACGGTATTCGAACGTCTGACGTTTTAGGTACAGATGCGTCGATGCGGGTCACATGACATTTCCCGGCCGCCGCCGGAGAACTGGTAATCGGTCActgaataataaaaagtgaCTATGAAAATTTGTAATGGTGACCGATAGCGAATACGTACGAAAACAACAGCTATGTAGATTTATCGATAGCATTTTGTgagagaacaaaagaaaaatgaatggaaaataagaagaggaaaaattgcCGAGGGGAATCTTtgcctatttatttgttcatttatttatctgaCAACAaagattttggagaaaaatttcaaggaaatcagAGAAAATGCAGCGGATcgtaaaagaagaataaactactcaaaaacaaacaagaaataaaataaaagaataattagaaataatagaatagaaatagaagaaataaatataataaaaaaaatgtgcaaaaaagtCGAGTAATTATGTTTATGTAAAATGATCAGAGAAGAAACAACGaagtacaaaagaaaaacaaaatacaagaataaagctaaaaaaactaaaaggatcattttctcacaaaaatttatttctcacGTTGACATTCGAAGCTGAggcaattccaaaaaaaaaagaccaaaatGCACCTGATTTCATTTGAATAATGCACGAATGAACATCGCAAGGGAAATCAGTTGGATTTTCCCGTAGATTTAGCACCGAAGATTTCACAATGAAAAATCCTATCCATTCGTTGTCAGCCTAagccgaagaagaaaaaaaatctgaaatgttTCCGAGTGACAACAGCTGCAATTTATCAAGGAATTGCTAAGGGAACAGTGTAATTTCAGCATTTTACATCAAGTACGTAGTCAATGTTCAATccgaaaaaagtcgaaaatttactcctttattaattttcatttttctcattttctttattaatttattttatatttttaaaggcagaaACTTCCATTTAAGCCTCTTTGGTTTGCATTTTAGAAGGTGAACCCTCGAGAAATCCGTAGTCTTCATGGATACTTAGATATAAGTGAAGGAATTAGAATAGTATGGCAAAATCAATGAGAGGTTAGAATTAGCGGAAATAGAGctcattttgcaaatttttcgctccatatattattttattagtggagataaaaagaagttccttcgttaaaaaaaaaaacaaaaactcttCTTCTCGTTggtctcatttttatttgctggTATTTTTAACTGAAATTCATACACTCGATTCAAGCAGTTCTCTCTGACTATTCTTTCATCAAcgatttcgctttttttttaattataaattttaGTCCGTGCTGCGGAGATATTTTGAAGACTGAATTTTCacctgaataaaataaaattttaaaataaaagcaagAATCTTATGGATGTTACTACAAAAATTAACCTAACTTGATCTGGAAGCTTTATGATTCTAAAGGTggcaaaaatattgaaatgacTGCTCGAATAAGCTataaaaaatcatgaaaatatgtaaataaattcaataaaGGAGTAGAAAATAGTAATATGATTACTGAAGTAAATTGCCAACATTTTGACCTTAAGAAAAAGAGCTACGGCACTTCCTTGGGAACAGATTTCCCTGGACAATTTCCTGTATCTACaagtggattttcttttttttttttctccttcactcttattttctttttttttcccgcagGTGTAGAAGCCAGAGGAGGACCTTTCCACCAAATTCACATGCAGCAGCCTTTTTTCTATCCACTCGATTCTAGGCAGATTTGATTACTGTAGTATAGTTCATCcaaacatatgtatatatcttTTTCCTGGTGCGACCCAATAATAAAcgtaatgaatgaataaactgCATCTTAAAACTACCTTGGTGGGTTATTAGAATTTTGAGGAAAGTAAATGATTTTGTTAAAATATCGTAAAGATTATTATCCAAATAATCCTAATGCCTAATTTAGCAGTGACTCTGCTCGTTTCTAAACTAATTTAGATAAGACATGATAAAAATTTAGATAGACAAGAAGCTAATTTATCTGTAGAATTGTAATCTACGTGTTCGTTTGCTGACCGTAAGATACTCGACCGTTGACCATTGGATTGTTAAggccaagagaaaaaagaaatgttcagaAGCCAtagaaagttctttttttaaggagaaTTACAGACTAAATGGCATCACGTTGTACTAAATGTTGACCTACCATACATCCCGCACGGTTAGCACGGTCGATGTCATTGTGGAAGAACATACCAGTCAAGAACAAGATTCGGTCGAATCCGAAAATCTCCTTGCGATAGTCGTAAAGTATCGTATTTTCTCGGAGAAGTTCCAGGATATTTCGTTACTGCGAGGAAAATTGAAGCAAAACCATTAGATGTGATTGAACGATTTATAACATATGTCAACAGAATGAAGGAGAATGAGTTCGTTTCACACACAATCTCTGACTGTACAGTACGGTAACGAAGAAGCGAAAAAGTTAATTACAAGCACAGATAACCAGTAGAGGACCAATAATAAGATCTCGAAAAAATAATCGGTAATCACAGGTTTTAATGAGGCCTAGGTTGGCTAATTGAGATACAagggaggaagaaaaattcagcacAAAACATTTGGCGCATTTTTTTCACACGGAAAAGACTGGCATTGCGatcattttgaagaaactcGGCGCACGGATAGCCTCACGAAACCAAAAACCCCAGCGGGAGCGAAAAATAGGACAAGTCCCTTCCAAATTACttagttttaatttctatCCAAAAACTTAAACATGGATCTTGGCACCATGATTTTTATGACAAAATTTGAGATTCCTCTGAAGATCCGGAAGTAGTCTGAAAAGTTTTCTGATGTCCTACATGAGCGtctacgcgaaaaaaaaattatttctcaaaaatatagCTAATTTCACACTTCTAGAAACCGAATTCTTAGAAATGGTAAAAATGAGGAGAGGTCACAGACTGTGGCTgccaaattttgtttatttttacaaataaagATACTACGGTATCGTgcacaggaaaaaaaccaaaaagctCGATAGTTAAGGGCCAATAAGGAATTTTGACGGTGGTATGAAGGAAAACCTAGAAATGATCGAGCCGTTCAATCATCGTAGAAAAACTCACCTAAAGATTGTTTTCGACGTAGATCAGGTAGGAAATCgttaaagaaaataactagTTGCAGTACCGCAAGTGTTTTTCTGActctttcattatttattattcgaaGAATGACATATAAGGTGAAATAAACCACAAAATATTTCCTATGCCATCAattttcgtcctttttctGGACTGATCAGTGGACAATGCACCCTACTGATCTATCCACCTCCATAAAAGCATCAAATGTTCTTTATCATCCATTATAGAAGTGAAATACAGCTATCTATTACGTTTCCGTGCACCGTGATATCATCGCTAATAAACCAAAGAATCCAATTTTACACCATTCATCACATATCGGTCATTCCATGAAGTTCTCGCCCAAATGCGCGCCAACTATTAACGAATTGGTGGCCAGTTCACTGTTTGATCGCATGGTGGTTTAGTCGCCTTCCGTATGATAACCGCTTTCTGATTATAAATGATGAGAGAGGATTATGATTAATGATGGACTTCACACGATGTTCGGTGATTGAGTCGAGCTGTGATGGTCGTAGaagtttacagtttttttttcagtgagtGGTGTACgatttattagaaaaatattagaCAAGAACACAacacaagcaaaaaaagggacaaaaaagaaaaagaaaggcgATCATGCATATTTTAGTGCATACATAAACATATCTTCATATTATATACATACGTAcacgcatacatacatatacacataagATGTGTGGATACACAGAGGTGAAAGAGCGCGTAGACTCAAATATCTACAGAAATCCACCTACGACTAACCTCAAGGTATCGTCGTTTTCTTTGGAATAAATTGGCTTCCTGAGTAAATGCGTGTGTGTGCCTCGTCCCTTCACCTCATTCCGAAATGAAGctgattttagaattttaggCCTCTTACGGAAAACTCAGATTGCGGCGTAACGCTGGAAAAAATGCGCATTAGAGCAGGAAAAAGGCAAGAATAGTTCTTAACCACTTTAGCAATTTGTTTGTTAATTTGAGCTTAAGTTTAGTTTGAGTTGTATCTTGTTGGCTTGGATTTTTTAAGAGCAAACAAAGAGAACAtaaagaagagagagagaaacaCTTGAGACAAGGCTCTCCACGACCAACAGTTCGAAACCCCCCTAGTACCAACCACTTTGTCCCTCGAGAGTCGGCAaattattaggttggtgcagaAATGAGCGTTTTCcaacattcacttcaaaatgctagaaaaaaaaatcaactcaaAATCAACTTTACCAATCGAAATAAGAACCATTATAGTCGCTGCCAACGAGACTTAAAGTCGCTTATTCTCGCTGCGTAACAGTCCgagtttttgaaattcacGAAGTTCCGGAAGTCGTTTTCGGCATCACCTTGGTTTTGGAACATCTTACCTCTTAGGCAGCTGCCCaagtgtttgaaaaagtgatagtcgGTTGGCGAAAGATCTAGCGAATATGGTGGGTGAGGGAGACTCTCGTAGCCTAATTCGACTTACTTCAGTAGTCACCTTTGAAATGTATGGCCGGGCATTGTCGTGTAGAATAAGtggaccctttctgttcactaaCTCCTTGGAGTTTTGGGTGGATTTGGTCAAGTTCTTTGCAGTACTTGTCTGCGGTGATGGTCTCGCCACGTTTCATGAACCTGTAGTGGATTGCACCTGTACCACACCACCATACGGTCACCATAGCCTTTTTCGGGTGAATCTTCTCCTAAAGTGCTTGGGAGCTTCATTTTCGTCCATCAATTGAGCAGAAAAATTCCTGTTGTCGTAAAGATCCATTTCTCATCGCACGTACCAATATGTACTATTACTCGGGAGTTGTCGAAGACAGATGGTGTGAGCAAAAAAagccattttcaaaaatgtcctCGATCTTAGCTACAATAAAGTTGTCTCGTCATGAACCACCTAATTCGCACAAAGCTTTAAGAATCACTAACTCTTTGAAATACTGCATCTCCGCCCAGGAAGAACCTTCTCAATGTCACTGGGAGCGAGGGCTGATTCCTGTATGTCAACTATACACCGCCAGTAGCTTTCTTGCGTGAAGCCACCCCAAAAAGGATCGGGAAGGCGAATGCGTTTTACCTAGGTCTGTCTATTTCAGGACAACGTCTGCACACACGGTGCAGTACGGATCCACCACAAGATTGCCGAACTCGGATAAGAAGTCCCACCCAATGCCATTTTTCCGACCTGGCTACTTCTCAGTGCCATTTATTTCGTGACCTAAAGAATCACCccgcgaaaaaaaacccatcgttaagttaaaatttgaaactttaTAGCTCGCTTCTTCGACTCGCAGTCGCCACTCTGGACCTAATCAAAAACCTGCtgaatttatgttttcctgttgtgccaacgaggttttagTGCAACTTTAATTGTGACGTGACCTTTCGACAACCTCGTCTTTGTCCGAAGCCTAGTAATGGTTCGAAGtttttgatgctatgcatatccGATCAAACACATCTCTCCTtaccaagcctcgatatcgttccAAACACATCGGGCAAAACCTgcaaacaggaaaacaaacttaGCAGTCTCACCAAATAGCGAGGCTGGTGAATCAGCGCGTTCTTACAGACTTTCACCAAAAGCGGTGAGATCTAAGCACTCCCCAGTATCCCTAAGTGTTGCTGTCTGGATAGTGTTGAGGAACTGCGCGTGcgacaatcttatagctcagaAAGTgttagttgaagaaaaaagaaaaaagaaaaaagcttcgCAGCTGGCAAGGATTCAAATGGCATAAAACCATTAATAACTGATTAGTGttcattttctgttattcatggatggattactgacggaaatccagaatgcttctaGTGCCTTCTTATCAGACACTTCTTTCTCGCAGACTAACGTCgtgcattttatttcaaactcctttCCATCATGTTTGTAATTCTTGTTCCTAATGATGTCATCAAGCTTCCACGGCTTTTACCACCCAAATGTTCTTGAACTGCTGGACTGTTGTGCAGCTATAGACCAAATTGAAACTTAAATCATTGATTGAGGTCTCATTGTAGTAGCAGTATATTGTAGTTAAAGTATGAAACATCTGaagtaaaggaaaattttattcaggACTTTTTCCTCAACCCAATATTATAAAGAATGTTTCAAATAAAGTGTGGCGATGTTAACCGGCTGACTTCTTTCGGTGATAAGAATGTTTCAAGGAGCAACCAAGTTTCCCGAAACACCAGATATAGTTTAAGAGAGACAAAAAttagttgcagaaaaaaagcttcgcAGCTAGCAAGGATCTAGACGGCAGATTAAACAGCACTCAAATTGCAAAATTCTAAGTGAATACTTTATTGCTTCTATGCAAAATTAGCTCTAAGAAGTCATAGAACTCTAATCTTAAGCATTTTTACGGGTCTTCTAAACGAGAAGGTAAGACCGCAAACATGTGTTCGGCTCATGTTTGCCCGAATAACTGCAGCAAGTTTTAGATAAGAACAAGGCGTAGAGAAAGAAGGAGTGTGGTACGCAAGCAGTGCACAAATTCCTGCAGAAGCGCAGTGGTCGAAAGGCGAAATATAAATACCGGCGTTCATATGACTCTGCATGGAAAGTGAATCTGGCTTAGTATTTCCCCTGTTTCAATGGAATATATTTCTATGCAATACAATACCATGAATTTTGGAAACCAGATGATCAATAGGTAGTCAACAGCATTTCAGAAATAACAGATACATCTTAATAAGGTCTATGATATGATTACAGCTGGAATTTGTGGAGGTTTATGTAGCCGTTCAATCGCCGATTCTGACGACACTTCATCCACTTTGGCGCGGTGCAAATGCACCCATGGAGTAACTGAATGAATTAGACtagattgttgttgtttaaaaaattgaaattactaTACCGAAGTGCAAATACCATGTTCTGCGCATCTGGCGCCAGGCTCGCCCTGGCAGTGTcgaccaccccacgaatagtTTCCAAGTTTGGAGTAACATGATGGGCAGCTTATCTGAATATATGAATGTAAACTGTGGCAGTAACTCCATGGGATTCCctcaaaggataaaggataaagcgtctggcgttaatcaatccgcttgggatgcgcccccacgctcacttcaattcagagtcgtttgaggt
Coding sequences within it:
- a CDS encoding hypothetical protein (NECATOR_CHRIV.G16948.T1), translated to MKRGETITADKYCKELDQIHPKLQGVSEQKGSPAAAGKCHVTRIDASVPKTSAFSPRIVANSEISPRFFFVSVVVVLVLVVTPRHAL